DNA from Solanum stenotomum isolate F172 chromosome 3, ASM1918654v1, whole genome shotgun sequence:
TCCGTAATACAACGTATCTAAAGCAAAATTACCATCCCATTCTAGCCAACCAGCAGGATCCACCAATGAATCAAGATATGTTTTCATAAAAACAGTACGTGAATATTGTTTCCATGGTCGTCCTAAAAATGTCTTGAATGTTCCTAGCACAGGCCTAAGGTCAGATGCAGCCATAACTCGCGAGTTATGTATTGAAATTCCAGTGTTTTGGTTAGGATCAGTCCGGCCTTGTGCTGTTATGGTAATCTTTTGTTTATCCATAGGTCTCCTAGCGAAAATCATGCAATTTTGCAAAACCACTGCAGCGTTACCAAAAATAAAGTCTACTGTACCATAGATATAACATTCTTTATAAAACTGTCGTTGTGAATGGACATATAGAGTATCTTGATACCCTTCAAATCCACAACGATAGAAAACTGATAGGTCAGATCCAGAACGTAGTGCAACTGCTTGATGGTTTTGTGGACCAGCTGTGTTGCGGAATGTAATGCCTTGAGCAATAAATCCTTCCCCAGTAACCACTGCAATTTTATAACAGggtaaaatattaactatacaCATTTGCAATATACAATAGTACTAATATACAATATAGCTTACCAACGGTGCCAGAGTTAAACGTGGTAGAGCCTCCTCCAACGCTACGGCTACCTGTGATAATTGTGTACTTCATTCCATCGCCAACCAACATAATATTCTTCATTTTGTTTCCAATCTCCAAATTTTCTCTATAAACTCCGCGTTTCACAAGTATAACAAATCTTTCATTTCCACTTCTTTTCGCGGCAGCATCTAAAGCTGCTTTAATAGTCAGAAAATTCCCTGTACCATCTTGAGCCACGACAAGATTTGGACTTATGGAGGACAATTGCAACAATTTTCTATCGCCTGGAGATACCCAAGATGGGAAACCGTCTTTATATGTTAGCTTCATATTGGAGCCAATATTGTTGAGTGACAAAGTGTTACATATTAATTCAGACACGTTGTTGGACATGAGACTAGGCAAAATGTAGTCTGACTTAACACCTAGCTCAATGAATCCAGTTTGACATGTTTCAAGATTTGTCATGGCTGTACTTAGCCATGTTTGTATATCAAAATCAGTACATTTAGTATTGGAATCGAGAGTTTTATTTAGTTGGAGAATTGTGCTCTCGTAGAGCTTCACACAATCAGACCAAGCTGCCGTTTCGAGTTCATTGCTACACTTCACACCTAGTCCTTTGGTGTAACTCTCAGCGTGAAGTGCTCTCTCCAAGGCTATTTTCACAGCCATTTTCTTGAAATCAATCTTGTTTTTGGGTGCAAAATGGTACGAACCATGGTTCATGAAATACTTGCATTGATCGGGATAAGGGGTTTTCTTGCACCAAACGTTTATGCCACTATCAAAAATGTTAATcgataaaataggaaaaaagaaTGATGAAAAGGAAATAAGTAGAACAAAGAAACTAAGCTTTATCTCCATTGATTAATTTCTTTGGTAAGCTTACAATTGTGATTGAGTTTTGGATGATTATAACTATGAAGATAACTAGTTTATATAGTTGCACAAGTAAGGTGACAAGTGGTGATGAGCATGATTGAGAAGGACATAGTTCACAAATTATAGCAAAGTCAAATGCTATGTtgttaataattattattattacaattGTACAAAGAATTTATTGAcgaatgttttaaaaaattattcttacAAAATTTAATCATATCTAATTCTAGGGAACCAATATTAAAATGATACAATGCCAATCCAAGTCATTCAAATGAAAGAATTAATTACTTGTCTGTCGAATAGTTGTACTACACGTCTATATGTATTATTctatatcaaaaaagtattcTAAAAATAACATTCTTATATGATTTGGTTACGTGTTAATTAAACTTCTCttagtttttcaaaataaatataaatgagCTTGCAAGAAGTCCACGCAACAACGGTTAGAATGTTGCATGAACCTGTTCGAGTTACTCATTTGTTTGAAGTAAGAGCATCTTACTAAAATCATGTGTC
Protein-coding regions in this window:
- the LOC125859684 gene encoding probable pectinesterase/pectinesterase inhibitor 17; the encoded protein is MEIKLSFFVLLISFSSFFFPILSINIFDSGINVWCKKTPYPDQCKYFMNHGSYHFAPKNKIDFKKMAVKIALERALHAESYTKGLGVKCSNELETAAWSDCVKLYESTILQLNKTLDSNTKCTDFDIQTWLSTAMTNLETCQTGFIELGVKSDYILPSLMSNNVSELICNTLSLNNIGSNMKLTYKDGFPSWVSPGDRKLLQLSSISPNLVVAQDGTGNFLTIKAALDAAAKRSGNERFVILVKRGVYRENLEIGNKMKNIMLVGDGMKYTIITGSRSVGGGSTTFNSGTVVVTGEGFIAQGITFRNTAGPQNHQAVALRSGSDLSVFYRCGFEGYQDTLYVHSQRQFYKECYIYGTVDFIFGNAAVVLQNCMIFARRPMDKQKITITAQGRTDPNQNTGISIHNSRVMAASDLRPVLGTFKTFLGRPWKQYSRTVFMKTYLDSLVDPAGWLEWDGNFALDTLYYGEYRNTGAGASTSSRVKWSGYRVITNSNEAASFSVENFIAGRSWLPATSVPFRAGL